The genomic segment AATTTATCGTAGATGAAATCAAAGCAAAATATGGTATCAAACTTGAAAGAGAAGTGAATATAGTTGAATGAATACTTAAATACTCTTCAAAATATTTTTAATCAAAGCCGGTCCTTCATAAACAAAGCCACTATATACCTGAATTAAATCTGCACCACAATCAATTTTCTTTTTTGCATCTGTTCCGTTTAAGATTCCACCTACTCCAATAATCGTTTTATCCGGGCTCAAACGACTTCTTAATTTTTCGGTAATTTCGTTAGACTTTTCTAATAAAGGTTTTCCACTTAATCCACCCATACCAATTTCGTCAGACTTTTGTTGTTCAATCAGATTCGATTTGTCAATAGTCGTATTAGTTGCAATTATTCCCTGTATATCTACCGAACCGACAATGTCAATGATATCATTAAATTGAGTATCATTTAAATCAGGAGCAATTTTTAAAAAAATGGGTTTTGGTGTTTTTTTATGATTCAGCGTATTAACTTCTGATAAAATTCTGGTTAAAGGTTCTTTGTCTTGCAATTCTCTTAAACCGGGAGTGTTTGGGGAACTTACGTTCACAGTAAAGTAATCTACATATGGATATAGTTTTTCAAAACAATAGAGATAATCCTGAACTGCATTTTCGTTGGGGGTGTCTTTGTTCTTCCCGATATTTCCACCAATAATTTTATCCTCAAATTTATTTCTCCATTTTTTCAGATTTAAAACAGCAGCATCTACACCGGCATTGTTGAAACCCATTCTGTTTACAATTGCCCGGTCTTTTTTTAACCGAAATAGTCTTGGCTTAGGGTTTCCCTGCTGAGGTCGTGGAGTTAAGGTTCCGACTTCTATAAATCCAAAGCCTAATTTAAATAACCAGGGAAAATAAAGAGCATCCTTGTCAAAACCCGCTGCGAGTCCAAGCCTGTTTGGAAAGTTCAACCCACAAACCTCAATCGGATTGTAAGTCAAATTTTTATTAGGTGCACCTATGAGGCTAAGTCCGCCCGGTACAGAGGAAGCAATTTTTAAAGCTTTTAAAGCTACATTGTGAGCATCTTCCGCATCCAGCTTAAAAAGTATAGAACGAAGCAGTGATTTATACATCAATAAATTCTTTCAGTAAACATAATGTGCAAATTTAAAAAATAAGTTCTCTAATTTTTGCTTACATTTAAAAACGATTGTGCTATTATTAAATTAACCGGCTAAATGACGTTTGTTCTTTTTATTTTAGCATTACAAACAGTAAATCTAATGACAAATTCAGGGAAGCAGATTCCGTTAGCCGAAAGATTACGTCCCGATACAATTGATATGTTCAGAGGGCAGCAGCATTTAGTGGGTAAAGGGAAAGTGATTCGGAACATGATAGAGGCCGGAAAAATTCAGTCGATGATACTTTGGGGACCGCCGGGCTCAGGAAAAACAACTTTAGCGAGTTTACTGGCAAATCATTTATCCATGCCTTTTTACAAACTATCTGCTATTCGTTCCGGGGTGAAAGAGGTAAGAGAAATAATTGATAAAGCTAAAGACGGAAGCATTATTTTATTTTTAGATGAAATTCATCGTTTTAACAAATCGCAGCAAGATGCCCTTTTGGGAAGTGTAGAAAATGGCAGCCTCATTTTAATCGGAGCGACAACTGAAAACCCTTCTTTTGAAGTAAATTCAGCACTTTTATCCAGATGTCAGGTATATACTTTACAAGCTTTGGATGAGAGTGTTTTAACAGAAATTTTAAATCATGCCATTCAGAATGATGAAGTTTTAAAAAATAAAAACATTGAAGTACAAGAAACTGCTGCACTATTCCAATTGTCGGGTGGGGATGCCCGAAAATTATTGAATTTATTGGAAATTATCGTTGAACATAGTAGAGAGAAAGTGGTAATTACCAATGAACAAACGCAAAAAATAGCTCAGCAAAATATGCTCAGGTATGATAAAGACGGTGAGCAGCATTATGATATAATTTCTGCTTTTATCAAGTCAATGCGTGGTAGCGACCCGAATGCATCTGTTTACTGGTTGGCCAGAATGATTGCCGGTGGTGAAGATCCAAAGTTTATAGCCAGAAGAATGTTGATTTTTTCATCAGAAGATATTGGTAATGCAAATCCAACGGCTATGATTTTAGCTAATAACTGTTTTCAGGCGGTACAGGTTATTGGTTACCCGGAGTGTCGCCTGGTTTTGTCACAAACGGCAATTTACCTCGCTCTTTCACCTAAAAGTAATGCTTCGTATATGGCAATTAATGCTGCTGAAAAGCTGGTGCATAATACCGGTAACCTATCAGTACCATTGCATTTGAGAAATGCTCCCACTAAATTGATGAAAGATTTGAATTATAGTAAAGGCTATAAGTACCCGCATGATTTTAAAGATAATTTTGTGTTTGAAGAGTACCTGCCTGAAGAACTGAAAGGGAAAACTTTTTATAATCCTCAGAATAATGCAAAAGAAAACAGTTTTCGAAATTGGTTGAAAAAGCTTTGGAATAAAAAGTATAACTACTGATTTTCTTATATTTGGATACAAATAACAATTAATGAGAGCATTTTTAAACGATAATATTAATAAAGCTTGGGAATTTCTAAATGAACCGCTATTTAAATTAGGCAGTACAGAGATTACATTTATTTTTTCTGTTTACCTTTTAGTTGTTATATTCCTGATATTTTATGTCTCTAAAAAATTATCAGAATTACTAAGAGACAAAATTCTTACAAAATATAATGTTGAGTTAGGAGTCAGAGAGGCAATTAGCACCATTTTTAGATACTTTTTTGTTTTTATAGCTTTTATCGTTATTGTTCAGGCTTCAGGCATAGATTTGAGTGCATTAACAATACTTGCCGGAGCTTTGGGAGTAGGTATTGGTTTTGGTCTGCAGTCAATCACCAATAATTTTGTAAGTGGACTAATTATTTTGTTTGAAAGGCCTATCAAAGTTGGAGATAGAATTGAAGTAGGGGATACTTACGGTGATG from the Chitinophagaceae bacterium genome contains:
- a CDS encoding quinone-dependent dihydroorotate dehydrogenase, yielding MYKSLLRSILFKLDAEDAHNVALKALKIASSVPGGLSLIGAPNKNLTYNPIEVCGLNFPNRLGLAAGFDKDALYFPWLFKLGFGFIEVGTLTPRPQQGNPKPRLFRLKKDRAIVNRMGFNNAGVDAAVLNLKKWRNKFEDKIIGGNIGKNKDTPNENAVQDYLYCFEKLYPYVDYFTVNVSSPNTPGLRELQDKEPLTRILSEVNTLNHKKTPKPIFLKIAPDLNDTQFNDIIDIVGSVDIQGIIATNTTIDKSNLIEQQKSDEIGMGGLSGKPLLEKSNEITEKLRSRLSPDKTIIGVGGILNGTDAKKKIDCGADLIQVYSGFVYEGPALIKNILKSI
- a CDS encoding replication-associated recombination protein A, with protein sequence MTNSGKQIPLAERLRPDTIDMFRGQQHLVGKGKVIRNMIEAGKIQSMILWGPPGSGKTTLASLLANHLSMPFYKLSAIRSGVKEVREIIDKAKDGSIILFLDEIHRFNKSQQDALLGSVENGSLILIGATTENPSFEVNSALLSRCQVYTLQALDESVLTEILNHAIQNDEVLKNKNIEVQETAALFQLSGGDARKLLNLLEIIVEHSREKVVITNEQTQKIAQQNMLRYDKDGEQHYDIISAFIKSMRGSDPNASVYWLARMIAGGEDPKFIARRMLIFSSEDIGNANPTAMILANNCFQAVQVIGYPECRLVLSQTAIYLALSPKSNASYMAINAAEKLVHNTGNLSVPLHLRNAPTKLMKDLNYSKGYKYPHDFKDNFVFEEYLPEELKGKTFYNPQNNAKENSFRNWLKKLWNKKYNY